A region of the Armatimonadota bacterium genome:
CAACGGCTAAGAGCACTGCGGCCGGCCTCACGGGCACAGGCTCCTACTACGCCGGCGAGTCCACTCCCTCCAAGTGGGGCGAGTGGGCGTTCACCCCGACGGTGACCGGGTACTACGACGTGTCCGCCACCTGGGCGGCCAACTCGTATGTGGGAACGTCCCCGACATGGACGGTGAGAAGCGCCGACCCTGACGTCGTCGTGGCTAAGGCCCAGAGCAGCGGCGCCAACGCGTGGAACACCCTTGCTACCGGCAAGAAGTTCATCGCCGCGACCGCCTACAAGACGAAGTTGGCGACTCCGGTCACGACGGTGACCGGGAAGAGGGTCTACTTCGACTCGGTCAGGTGGGTATCGTCCACGCCCACGGCGGCCACCCTCACCGGACCTGCCAACAACGCGATTGACGTCGGCACGCAGGCCGGCCCTCTGGTCTCGGTCACCCTGAGCTGGACGGCGGGCAACTACAACTCGTTCTTCGACGTGTACTTCGGCACCTCGAGCAACCCGACCACCAAGATCGGGGACAATCTGCCGGAGGGCACGACGTCGCTGGTAGTCAACAACCTGGACGTGTACACCAAGTACTACTGGAAAGTGACGGCGAAGAACGTGGACGCGAGCGTTGCCACCTCGGTCCGGAACTTCACCACCGTGCCTGAGCCGAGCAGCATCTTCGCTCTCGGAACGGGCCTGATCGGTCTGGCCGGAATCGCGCTTCGCAGGCGAAGAGCCTGAGCCATTCCGAATCCGCGGTAAGACATCACCGCCGGGCGGACTCCTGCCCGGCGGCTTTTCTTTGCCTGCGCATCGTTCGGAGCCGGCGGAAGGAAATGCCGACCAGCCGTGGAATCTCTACGGCGGGCAGTTCGACCGCGCCCTGAGAGGTCCGAACAGTGGCAGAGCCGGTTCAAGAGCCCGGGGCCGGGGAACGAGTGCGTCGCGTCCGCATCGCGGCAGTTGCAGTCCTGCTGATCGCGGCGGCGGCCTACATCCCCGTACTCCGAGCGAACTTCGTCAACTACGACGACGAGGCATACGTTACGGCGAACCCCCACGTGCAGTCCGGCCTCACCGTCGAGGGGCTCAGGTGGGCGTTCAACGTCGGATACCAGGGCAACTGGCACCCGGCTACGTGGATCTCGCACATGCTGGACCGGCAGTTCTTCGGACCAGGGCCGCTCGGGCCGCACGCGGTGAACCTGCTGATCCATCTGGCGAATACCCTGCTACTCCTTCTACTCCTCCACCGGATGACCGGGTCGGTCCGAAGGAGCGCGTTCGCGGCGGCGCTGTTCGCGGTCCATCCCCTGCACGTCGAATCGGTGGCGTGGGTGGCCGAGCGCAAGGACGTGCTGAGCGCGCTGTTCTGGTTCCTGACGATGTGGGCCTACGCGCGATACACCGAGTCGCCGAGCCCGAAGCGCTATCTCGCCGTCACAGCCTTCTTTGCCCTCGGGCTGATGTCCAAACCCACGCTGGTGACTCTTCCGTTCGTGCTCCTGCTGATTGACTACTGGCCGCTCGGCCGCTG
Encoded here:
- a CDS encoding PEP-CTERM sorting domain-containing protein (PEP-CTERM proteins occur, often in large numbers, in the proteomes of bacteria that also encode an exosortase, a predicted intramembrane cysteine proteinase. The presence of a PEP-CTERM domain at a protein's C-terminus predicts cleavage within the sorting domain, followed by covalent anchoring to some some component of the (usually Gram-negative) cell surface. Many PEP-CTERM proteins exhibit an unusual sequence composition that includes large numbers of potential glycosylation sites. Expression of one such protein has been shown restore the ability of a bacterium to form floc, a type of biofilm.), giving the protein MKTVRATLVVAVVVLLTCAVAAQAATTIIESRVAGGAQNPLFTMAGPAATTAKSTAAGLTGTGSYYAGESTPSKWGEWAFTPTVTGYYDVSATWAANSYVGTSPTWTVRSADPDVVVAKAQSSGANAWNTLATGKKFIAATAYKTKLATPVTTVTGKRVYFDSVRWVSSTPTAATLTGPANNAIDVGTQAGPLVSVTLSWTAGNYNSFFDVYFGTSSNPTTKIGDNLPEGTTSLVVNNLDVYTKYYWKVTAKNVDASVATSVRNFTTVPEPSSIFALGTGLIGLAGIALRRRRA
- a CDS encoding glycosyltransferase family 39 protein, which translates into the protein MAEPVQEPGAGERVRRVRIAAVAVLLIAAAAYIPVLRANFVNYDDEAYVTANPHVQSGLTVEGLRWAFNVGYQGNWHPATWISHMLDRQFFGPGPLGPHAVNLLIHLANTLLLLLLLHRMTGSVRRSAFAAALFAVHPLHVESVAWVAERKDVLSALFWFLTMWAYARYTESPSPKRYLAVTAFFALGLMSKPTLVTLPFVLLLIDYWPLGRWVRGERLRLIREKLPLLAMSLASGAVTYAAQQRAGAVSPVEELSLASRIANALTAYVGYVGKMLWPAKLAAFYPHAASIPTWHVLAAAVLLAAATILVIRSSGSRPYLAVGWFWYLIVLVPMIGLVQVGTQAMADRYTYISLIGLFIAIA